Proteins from a single region of Undibacterium sp. KW1:
- a CDS encoding MarR family winged helix-turn-helix transcriptional regulator, with translation MRNYAQTNPPDMSSNDAACPHPMKLGETSNMRHHRTGRKPALKKPTVTDSGHENDQESVQTLAENLRDTIGKFVRAVRSQAGTPTTAQGETLAFLERNGPASIATLAENRGVKHQSMRLVIAKLEENSLITQTPDPKDGRSQLITLTRKGQAENATARKARTLWLSEVLSTRMSARERAILGEAIPILQKITGLD, from the coding sequence TTGCGCAATTACGCACAGACTAATCCACCCGACATGAGCAGCAATGATGCCGCTTGTCCTCACCCCATGAAACTTGGCGAAACCAGCAATATGCGCCATCATCGCACCGGGAGGAAACCAGCTTTGAAAAAACCAACCGTCACTGACAGCGGCCATGAGAATGATCAAGAAAGCGTGCAAACCCTGGCAGAAAATTTGCGAGACACCATAGGCAAATTCGTCCGTGCCGTCCGTAGCCAGGCGGGAACGCCGACTACTGCCCAGGGAGAAACACTGGCCTTCCTGGAGCGCAATGGGCCTGCCAGCATTGCCACCCTGGCAGAGAACCGGGGTGTCAAACATCAAAGCATGCGCCTGGTCATTGCCAAACTCGAAGAAAACAGCCTGATCACCCAGACTCCCGATCCCAAAGATGGCCGCAGCCAACTCATCACCCTGACCAGAAAGGGCCAGGCAGAAAATGCCACTGCCCGCAAGGCCCGTACACTCTGGCTAAGCGAGGTATTATCTACACGCATGAGTGCCCGTGAACGGGCGATTCTGGGCGAAGCAATACCCATACTGCAAAAGATCACCGGCCTCGATTAA
- a CDS encoding c-type cytochrome: MMARLWVALAALLCLFCTDLARADGQAWQRGQATYYKGWNGQAACVRCHGSLGQGKEEGGLQAPPLAGKPDRQHLQRALLDGVGSNGQFLHPLMPRYHIDAADLDDLLAYLSVIGKDTPGLTDTVLRVGVSLPDNVYGAAIQAGLNKAFDQVANGVYGRKLELLVNPAPDQVFVEVASLQSGAQATTSSRIEVNQLAVIGPLPAPGLDSFSDALAQDSFHLLPPVREQASALLVRAALDAHGVASNNRATQQLTLIYDQSNDPALHALLKELREQARANHQSLREQIWSAKVSQSGEAVIYLGSAANLREVLAATGDGLVYASAIHTGPASLQLPPAQAARLRLLLPWRTSSPVFDLPAAYNDVAYAAGMVLIETLKRSGRQLGRAELLQQLNQLRDFTVPGFGTISFHSGQHYGSRGGQLLTVDVEHGIFKVLRRW; the protein is encoded by the coding sequence ATGATGGCAAGGCTTTGGGTTGCACTTGCTGCTTTGCTCTGCCTGTTCTGCACAGACCTTGCCAGGGCTGACGGTCAGGCATGGCAACGCGGCCAGGCCACGTACTACAAAGGCTGGAACGGCCAGGCAGCCTGCGTGCGCTGTCATGGCAGCCTGGGGCAGGGCAAAGAAGAGGGCGGCTTGCAAGCCCCGCCTTTGGCAGGTAAACCAGACCGTCAGCATCTGCAACGCGCCTTGCTTGACGGCGTGGGCAGCAATGGTCAGTTCTTGCATCCACTCATGCCCCGTTATCACATCGATGCCGCAGACCTCGATGATTTGCTCGCTTACCTGAGTGTCATCGGCAAGGACACTCCCGGCCTTACTGACACCGTACTACGTGTGGGCGTCTCTTTGCCTGACAACGTCTATGGTGCCGCCATACAGGCAGGTTTGAACAAGGCTTTTGATCAGGTCGCCAATGGCGTATATGGGCGCAAACTGGAACTGCTTGTCAATCCAGCACCTGACCAGGTATTTGTCGAGGTCGCTAGCTTGCAAAGCGGCGCGCAGGCCACGACCAGTTCAAGGATTGAAGTGAACCAGCTGGCAGTCATCGGCCCCTTACCTGCACCAGGTCTTGACAGTTTTTCTGACGCGCTTGCACAAGACAGCTTCCACCTCTTGCCGCCAGTACGTGAACAAGCCAGCGCTTTGCTGGTACGGGCTGCGCTGGATGCTCATGGCGTAGCTAGCAACAATAGAGCGACACAACAACTGACCCTGATCTATGATCAGAGCAATGATCCCGCCTTGCATGCATTGCTCAAGGAATTACGCGAGCAGGCGCGGGCAAATCACCAGTCATTGCGTGAACAAATATGGTCTGCCAAGGTCAGCCAGTCCGGCGAAGCAGTGATTTATCTGGGTAGCGCCGCCAACTTGCGTGAAGTACTTGCCGCCACTGGTGATGGCCTGGTATATGCGAGTGCCATTCACACAGGTCCCGCCAGCCTGCAACTACCACCCGCACAAGCAGCCCGCCTGCGTCTGTTGTTACCATGGCGTACCAGCAGCCCGGTCTTTGACCTGCCTGCTGCCTACAATGACGTCGCCTACGCAGCAGGTATGGTATTGATAGAGACACTTAAACGCAGTGGCCGCCAGCTTGGCCGCGCAGAACTGCTGCAACAACTGAACCAGCTCAGAGATTTTACTGTGCCAGGATTTGGCACAATAAGTTTTCATTCTGGCCAACACTACGGCAGCCGTGGCGGGCAATTACTCACCGTGGATGTGGAGCATGGCATATTCAAAGTGCTGCGTCGCTGGTAA
- a CDS encoding SCO family protein, with protein sequence MRSIPEAQLVNQDGKNVAFYRDLVQGKTAVVNFIFTSCTMICPTQTATLRQVQRDLGARVGRDVVFISISIDPNTDQPPRLKAFAKQFEAGPGWQFLTGNKSVVDKLLRSLNAGVGDISNHSGLVLVINEKKQAWQQLASMPEAKLIQSTIEQVAGPDPAMQSANSRYFPNLPLQTQDGKTVHFFDDVMKDKVVLINFIFTTCPGICSPMTANLAKVQPLLDPRVQMVSITVDPDTDTPQVLKDFASKFKVRPGWLFLTGSAENISAVAKKLGGSGEDKDAHSGILLAGNVQTGDWKKIYATAKPEDIALAVGKLLPAR encoded by the coding sequence ATGCGCTCTATACCAGAAGCTCAACTGGTCAACCAGGATGGCAAGAACGTCGCCTTCTACCGTGACCTTGTGCAAGGCAAGACAGCGGTCGTCAATTTCATCTTCACGTCCTGCACCATGATCTGCCCCACCCAGACCGCCACCTTGCGCCAGGTGCAGCGTGACCTGGGCGCGCGGGTAGGGCGCGACGTGGTTTTTATCTCCATCAGCATAGACCCCAATACCGACCAGCCGCCACGCCTCAAAGCCTTTGCCAAACAATTTGAGGCTGGGCCGGGCTGGCAGTTTTTGACGGGTAATAAATCCGTCGTCGATAAATTATTACGCTCCCTCAATGCCGGTGTCGGCGACATCAGCAATCACAGCGGCCTGGTACTGGTCATCAATGAAAAAAAACAGGCCTGGCAACAACTCGCCAGCATGCCTGAGGCCAAACTGATCCAGAGTACGATCGAGCAAGTTGCCGGGCCTGACCCTGCCATGCAGTCAGCCAATAGCCGCTACTTTCCCAATTTGCCTCTGCAAACGCAAGATGGCAAGACCGTGCATTTTTTTGATGATGTCATGAAAGACAAAGTCGTCCTCATCAATTTCATCTTCACGACCTGCCCCGGCATCTGCTCACCCATGACCGCCAATCTGGCAAAGGTACAACCCTTGCTGGACCCACGGGTGCAAATGGTCAGCATTACAGTCGATCCTGACACGGATACCCCACAGGTATTGAAAGACTTTGCCAGCAAGTTCAAGGTGCGCCCCGGCTGGCTGTTTTTAACAGGCAGTGCAGAGAATATCAGCGCGGTCGCTAAAAAACTCGGTGGCAGTGGCGAAGACAAAGATGCCCATAGCGGTATTTTATTGGCAGGCAATGTACAGACCGGCGACTGGAAAAAAATCTATGCGACAGCAAAGCCAGAAGATATTGCCCTGGCTGTAGGAAAGCTATTGCCCGCAAGATGA